In Carettochelys insculpta isolate YL-2023 chromosome 31, ASM3395843v1, whole genome shotgun sequence, a single window of DNA contains:
- the TIA1 gene encoding cytotoxic granule associated RNA binding protein TIA1 isoform X3, with protein MIMDTAGNDPYCFVEFYEHRHAAAALAAMNGRKIMGKEVKVNWATTPSSQKKDTSSSTVVSTLRSQDHFHVFVGDLSPEITTEDIKAAFAPFGRISDARVVKDMATGKSKGYGFVSFFNKWDAENAIQQMGGQWLGGRQIRTNWATRKPPAPKSTYESNTKQLSYDEVVNQSSPSNCTVYCGGVTSGLTEQLMRQTFSPFGQIMEIRVFPDKGYSFIRFSSHESAAHAIVSVNGTTIEGHVVKCYWGKETPDMISPVQQNQIGYPQAYGQWGQWYGSAQQIGQYMPNGWQVPAYGMYGQAWNQQGFNQTQSSAAWMGANYGVPPPQGQNGSVLTNQTGYRMAGFETQ; from the exons ACAGCTGGAAATGATCCATATTGTTTTGTGGAGTTTTATGAGCATCGTCACGCAGCTGCAGCATTAGCAGCTATGAATGGACGGAAGATAATGGGTAAG GAGGTCAAAGTGAACTGGGCAACAACCCCCAGCAGCCAGAAGAAAGATACCAGCA GTAGTACCGTTGTCAGCACACTGCGTTCACAAG ACCATTTCCATGTCTTTGTGGGAGACCTCAGCCCAGAAATTACAACTGAAGATATAAAAGCAGCTTTTGCACCATTTGGAAGAATATC AGATGCACGTGTGGTTAAAGATATGGCAACAGGAAAATCTAAAGGATATGGCTTTGTTTCCTTCTTCAATAAATGG GATGCGGAAAATGCTATTCAACAGATGGGTGGACAGTGGCTTGGTGGAAGACAAATCAGAACTAACTGGGCAACACGAAAACCGCCAGCTCCAAAGAGTACATATGAAT CAAACACCAAACAGCTGTCTTACGATGAGGTTGTAAATCAGTCTAGTCCAAGCAACTGTACTGTGTATTGTGGTGGTGTTACTTCAGGATTAACAG AACAGCTAATGCGCCAGACCTTTTCTCCGTTTGGGCAGATAATGGAAATTCGAGTCTTCCCAGATAAAGGGTACTCATTTATACG GTTCAGTTCTCATgaaagtgctgcacatgcaatTGTTTCTGTCAATGGAACTACTATAGAAGGTCATGTTGTGAAATGTTACTGGGGCAAAGAAACACCAGATATGATCAGTCCAGTCCAGCAG AATCAAATTGGATATCCACAGGCTTATGGCCAGTGGGGCCAGTGGTATGGAAGTGCACAGCAAATTGGTCAATACATGCCTAATGGTTGGCAAGTCCCTGCATATGGAATGTATGGACAGGCATGGAATCAGCAGGGATTTAA TCAGACACAGTCTTCTGCCGCATGGATGGGTGCAAATTATGGAGTTCCACCACCTCAGGGGCAGAATGGAAGTGTGTTAACTAATCAAACTGGATATCGTATGGCAGGTTTTGAAACTCAATAA
- the TIA1 gene encoding cytotoxic granule associated RNA binding protein TIA1 isoform X4 codes for MATGKSKGYGFVSFFNKWDAENAIQQMGGQWLGGRQIRTNWATRKPPAPKSTYESNTKQLSYDEVVNQSSPSNCTVYCGGVTSGLTEQLMRQTFSPFGQIMEIRVFPDKGYSFIRFSSHESAAHAIVSVNGTTIEGHVVKCYWGKETPDMISPVQQNQIGYPQAYGQWGQWYGSAQQIGQYMPNGWQVPAYGMYGQAWNQQGFNQTQSSAAWMGANYGVPPPQGQNGSVLTNQTGYRMAGFETQ; via the exons ATGGCAACAGGAAAATCTAAAGGATATGGCTTTGTTTCCTTCTTCAATAAATGG GATGCGGAAAATGCTATTCAACAGATGGGTGGACAGTGGCTTGGTGGAAGACAAATCAGAACTAACTGGGCAACACGAAAACCGCCAGCTCCAAAGAGTACATATGAAT CAAACACCAAACAGCTGTCTTACGATGAGGTTGTAAATCAGTCTAGTCCAAGCAACTGTACTGTGTATTGTGGTGGTGTTACTTCAGGATTAACAG AACAGCTAATGCGCCAGACCTTTTCTCCGTTTGGGCAGATAATGGAAATTCGAGTCTTCCCAGATAAAGGGTACTCATTTATACG GTTCAGTTCTCATgaaagtgctgcacatgcaatTGTTTCTGTCAATGGAACTACTATAGAAGGTCATGTTGTGAAATGTTACTGGGGCAAAGAAACACCAGATATGATCAGTCCAGTCCAGCAG AATCAAATTGGATATCCACAGGCTTATGGCCAGTGGGGCCAGTGGTATGGAAGTGCACAGCAAATTGGTCAATACATGCCTAATGGTTGGCAAGTCCCTGCATATGGAATGTATGGACAGGCATGGAATCAGCAGGGATTTAA TCAGACACAGTCTTCTGCCGCATGGATGGGTGCAAATTATGGAGTTCCACCACCTCAGGGGCAGAATGGAAGTGTGTTAACTAATCAAACTGGATATCGTATGGCAGGTTTTGAAACTCAATAA